One Candidatus Krumholzibacteriia bacterium genomic region harbors:
- a CDS encoding N(4)-(beta-N-acetylglucosaminyl)-L-asparaginase, whose protein sequence is MSERKNIAARSSSRRAFLETWLLGLPALGLAGRAAAQELAPAGPPRRPLVVSTWSHGVAANAAAWAVLEKDGLALDAVETGVRVTEADPEVDSVGLGGLPDRDGRVTLDACIMNGQGQCGSVVFLQHIMHPTSVARRVMERTPHVVLAGEGALRFALEQGFPKENLLTPKAEAAWKKWCKDHDYKPARSHDTIGMLAIDGRGRLAGACTTSGLAFKMHGRVGDSPLIGAGLYVDDAVGAACATGLGEAVIRVSGSFLIVELMRRGLSPDDACREAVARVQSRTPEPEDLQVGFLALNRNGEIGACSVRPGFQFAVHAAGGKVLQDAPSRR, encoded by the coding sequence GTGTCGGAGCGCAAGAACATCGCCGCCCGTTCCTCGAGCCGGCGTGCTTTCCTCGAAACCTGGCTCCTCGGTCTGCCCGCCTTGGGACTCGCCGGCCGCGCTGCAGCACAGGAGCTCGCCCCGGCCGGTCCACCGCGCCGCCCGCTGGTGGTTTCCACCTGGTCCCATGGAGTCGCCGCCAACGCCGCGGCCTGGGCAGTTCTGGAAAAGGACGGTCTCGCCCTCGATGCGGTGGAGACAGGCGTGCGCGTCACCGAGGCCGACCCGGAAGTGGACTCCGTGGGGCTCGGCGGCCTCCCCGATCGGGACGGCCGGGTAACGCTGGACGCCTGCATCATGAACGGCCAAGGCCAATGCGGTTCCGTCGTCTTTCTCCAGCACATCATGCACCCGACCTCGGTGGCGCGACGCGTCATGGAGCGCACGCCGCACGTGGTGCTCGCCGGCGAGGGGGCCCTGCGTTTCGCCCTGGAGCAGGGCTTCCCGAAAGAGAATCTCCTCACCCCCAAAGCGGAAGCGGCGTGGAAGAAGTGGTGCAAGGATCACGACTACAAGCCGGCACGCAGCCACGACACCATCGGCATGCTCGCCATCGACGGCCGTGGCCGCCTCGCCGGCGCCTGCACCACCAGCGGCCTCGCCTTCAAGATGCACGGCCGGGTCGGCGACTCGCCCCTCATCGGCGCGGGTCTCTACGTCGACGATGCGGTGGGTGCCGCCTGCGCTACCGGTCTCGGCGAAGCGGTGATCCGGGTTTCAGGGAGCTTCCTCATCGTGGAGCTGATGCGGCGGGGACTCTCGCCCGACGATGCCTGCCGGGAAGCGGTGGCTCGTGTCCAGAGCCGCACGCCCGAACCGGAAGACCTGCAGGTCGGCTTCCTCGCCTTGAACCGGAACGGGGAAATCGGCGCCTGCAGCGTGCGCCCCGGTTTCCAGTTCGCCGTCCACGCTGCCGGCGGCAAGGTGTTGCAGGATGCGCCGAGCAGGCGCTGA
- a CDS encoding TerC family protein: MDWFLIGFLVFVLSVLALDLGVFHRHARIVPMREALAWTSVWISLALLFGVLVYFMYDRHWLGMGLQPGHETSGQRAFLQYLTGYIVEESLSLDNVFVIALIFDHFKVPTMYQHRVLFWGILGAIVLRGIMIAAGIALIRRFEWIILVFGVFLVFTAIRMIFAREEKYDPEKDILFRLARRVYPVSPRLEGEKFFTRVNGRHAITPLFLVLLVVDSADTLFAVDSIPAIFAITQDPFIVFTSNIFAILGLRSMYFLMAGAMEKFRYLKTSLAFVLAFVGIKMLLSHYVHLPIAVSLGVILGILFLGILASLVASKREARRV, from the coding sequence ATGGACTGGTTTCTGATCGGCTTCCTCGTCTTCGTCCTCTCCGTGCTGGCGCTCGACCTCGGCGTCTTCCACCGGCACGCCCGCATCGTCCCCATGCGCGAAGCCCTGGCGTGGACCTCGGTCTGGATCAGCCTGGCGCTCCTCTTCGGCGTGCTGGTGTACTTCATGTACGACCGGCACTGGCTCGGCATGGGACTGCAACCCGGACACGAGACGTCGGGACAACGGGCGTTCCTGCAATACCTCACGGGCTACATCGTCGAGGAATCCCTGAGTCTGGACAACGTCTTCGTCATCGCTCTCATCTTCGACCACTTCAAGGTTCCGACGATGTACCAGCACCGGGTGCTCTTCTGGGGCATCCTGGGAGCCATCGTCTTGCGCGGCATCATGATCGCCGCAGGAATCGCACTCATCCGCCGCTTCGAATGGATCATCCTCGTCTTCGGCGTCTTCCTCGTGTTCACCGCGATCCGGATGATCTTTGCGCGCGAGGAGAAATACGACCCCGAAAAGGACATCCTCTTTCGTCTGGCCCGACGGGTCTACCCGGTCTCGCCGCGGCTGGAAGGGGAGAAGTTCTTCACCCGCGTCAACGGCAGGCACGCCATCACCCCGCTCTTCCTCGTTCTCCTCGTGGTGGACAGCGCCGATACGCTTTTTGCCGTCGACTCCATCCCAGCGATCTTCGCGATCACTCAGGATCCGTTCATCGTCTTCACCTCCAACATCTTCGCCATCCTGGGGTTGCGGTCCATGTACTTCCTCATGGCGGGGGCCATGGAGAAGTTCCGCTACCTGAAGACCAGCCTCGCCTTCGTCCTCGCCTTCGTGGGGATCAAGATGCTGCTCTCCCACTATGTCCACCTCCCGATCGCCGTTTCCTTGGGGGTGATCTTGGGGATTCTCTTCCTCGGGATCCTGGCTTCCCTCGTGGCCTCGAAGCGCGAGGCCCGCCGCGTCTGA